Part of the Cytobacillus sp. IB215665 genome, AGAATTATCTACGTTCAAGTAGGTTTTTATCAAGCGGTTATGATGGTTTTATGCAGGATTATGTTTTTCTGAAAAGAGACCGCTTTGTAGTTTTGCCTGATAATATTAATGAATTTGTTGCTGCTTTTACTGAATTAATAACAATTGCGATGCATGCCATGTCAAGGTTTGAAAGGTTGTCGCATACGCGTCGTAAAAGGTTTGGTGTGTGGGGAGATGGGAATTTAGGTTATATTACTGCACTCTTACTAAAAAGAAAATATGCAGATTGTCATGTCATCGTAGCCGGTAAAACGCAATATAAGCTTGACAACTTTTCATTTGTAGATGAAGTATACAATATTAATGACATACCAGCTGATGTTCAGTTCGACCATGCCTTTGAATGTGTTGGTGGAATTGGAAGTCAATATGCAATTAACCAAATTATTGATTATATTATTCCTGAAGGTTCCATTTCAATCTTAGGAGTTTCTGAATATCCAGTAGAAATTAATACGAGGATGATTCTAGAAAAAGGTATTACAGTCATTGGAAGCAGTAGAAGTGGTTATATTGACTTTAAGAATACAGTTGATTTTTTAGCGGCAAATCTAGACATCGTGGATTATTTACAAACACTTGTTGGCTCTGTTAATGAAGTTAGATCCATTAAAGATGTTATCAATGCCTTTGAAAAAGACTTAACTACATCTTGGGGAAAGACTGTACTGGAATGGAAGATTTAAATGTCTAATATTCAAAGTAGGATATTTCAATGATAAATGTTAAGCTGTTGCCAACATTATTAGTGAAAATTGTTTTTGGTGGTTTACATCAACTTTTTGCATTGCTTTATACGATTAATCCTAATAAAATAACCTTTGCATCTAGTCGTTCTGAGGAAATTAGCGGAAATTTAAAATTTGTTTATGAAGAGCTAGTAGCTAGAAACAAAGGGTTCTCTTTTGTATTGTTATTTAAAAGGAATTCAGCAAGTAAATTAGGGAAGCTGACATATTTAGTACACATGACTAAGGTAATGTATCATCTGGCTACTTCAAAATACTTTGTGATAGATGATTATTTTTTTCCTGTATATATTATTAGCCCTAGAAAAGGTATAGATATTATTCAACTATGGCATGCGGCAGGTGCGTTTAAGACATTTGGACATAGTACAATTGGTAAAAGTTATGGCCCATCTAAAGAATATTTAAAATACATAAAAGTACACGGCAACTACACTAAAGTATTAGTTAGTGCAGAAGAGGTTATTCCTTTTTATGCTGAAGCATTTAATATGTCTACCAATAAAATATACCCCATCGGCATACCACGAACAGATTATTTTTTTGATTATGAAAAGCATAGGACAGTTTATCAAAGATTTACTGGAGAATTTCCTGAGCTATCAGGAAAAAAATTGATATTATATGCTCCTACTTTTCGTGGAAATGGTTATGATCAGAAATCAATGGACTATTTAATTGATTTCAACGCATTACATTCAATTTTAGGAAATTATTATGCGGTTCTCGTGCACCTTCATCCTTATGTACAGGAAAAAATAGTAATAAACCCAAAACATTCTTGTTTTATTTATCAAATTGAGAAGAATTATAGTATTGAAGAGCTATTATTATTATCTGATATGTTAATTACTGATTATTCTTCAATTATATTTGATTATAGTATTTTACAACGTCCAATCTTATTTTATGCAAACGATTTGGAAGAGTATAGGAAAGAACGGGACTTCTATTATCCTTATAACAATTTTATCCCAGGTCCGTTTTTTAGTAACTCCGAAGAACTCGCTTACTGGATTAAAGAAGGCGAATTTGATTATCAGTTAATTTCAACATTTAGACAACGCTTTTTACCAACCAGTGATGGTCATGTATCCAAAAAGGTGACTGATTTCATATTTTCGGTAGATACACATTCAGATTAATTACAGAGAAAGAAGGGGGTTTACTTTAATGAACTCACCAGATAGTAAGTCAGATAACAATATAGAAACTGACAAATTTAATTTAAATAAAGAAGAAATTATGTTCATAGAAAAAAGTAAAAATGCTAATAAAATACATACATCTGTTCATACCTTGACAAATGAGGGACAAGAAAAAAATCCTTTAGGATCTTATCAACAAAAATCAAGGGAGGAACTTTTAAGCTATACTGACGAAGATCGGTTAGTAAAGGAAAATGAAACTATTGAAGAGCTACTTTCAGCTGTCAAAGAGATGGTAGCTGTGGGAAAAGAAATCATTCCTATAATACCTGATACTTTTGAAGAAAATCATAACGACGTTGACACGCTTCCTATAGTAAAGAAGATGATAGATGAAGGGCAAGAGGTTATACCAAGGAGGGTGATTACAAACCTAAGTTGGAACGGTGCGATTATGGATATTAAGGGATATTATTATTTGCAGAATATTCCTTTGCTGGATGAAGATTTAGTAAAGAAACGTCTCATATTAATTAATGAAGAGAAGAAAAAAATATCTGTCCCATTAAGGGATGTAGGGATTGATTTATTTTACCTTGATAAATCAAAAAAAATTGATGTAGATGTATACAAATGGGCAGGCTTTAACGGGACGATAAATTTTGCGACGATAACTAAAAATGCACAGCCTCTTCCTGCGGCATTATATAAAATGTTTATTGAAATAGAGATTCAAGATTATAATGGCAAAAAGTACAGCAGAATGTTTCCATTAGGAAATATAGAGAAATTTTTAGACCATCAGTTTTATACAACTAAAATGGAGTATTTTTCTAATAGAAAAGAAATGAGATATAATCTTTTAGCATCTTATGATGAACATGAAAAGACCTTGGCATTAAGATCTACACAGTTAATGGATATTGACCCCTCTAGGTTAATGATTGAAAAAAATAAGAGTAATGGCTTAATATATAAAATCATAAAAACGATTGGTTTTCGAGGGCTGTATAGCATTTTTAAATTGCTACCAATGCAGAAGAATAAAGTGCTGTTTGCGTCAGATAGTCGAACTGAAATGAGTGGTAATTTCGAATTCGTTTATGAGGAAATGCAAAGTCGAGAATTTGATTGGGAATACAGGTTTTTATTTAAAGAGGGCATTGCTGAAAAAAAGACTATTGGAGAAATAGTGGAGTTAGCTTATCATTTGGCAACATCGAAAGTTATTTTACTCGATGACTTTTACCCTATGGTTTATCCATTGAAAATTCGTAAAAATGCTGAACTCATTCAACTTTGGCATGCAGTGGGTGCTTTCAAGAAATTTGGTTTTAGTCGGATAGGTTTACCTGGTGGCCCTTCTCCAAAATCAAAAAATCATCGCAATTATACTAAAGCAATTGTAAGTTCTGATCATATTGGGAAATATTATGCAGAGGGTTTTGGGATTGATAGGGAAAAAGTTGTAGCAACTGGAATACCTAGAACAGATGTGTTTTTTGATAAATCTTATCAAGAGGAAGTAAGGGAACAATTATACAATGACTATCCATTTTTAAGAGGGAAAAAAGTCATTACGTTTGCACCAACCTTCAGAGGGAATGGTCAACAATCCGCTTATTATCCTATGGAAGTATTGAATTTACATAAGCTATATGAATCCTTAAGTGATGAATATGTTTTTTTGTTTAAATTACACCCGTTTATAAAAAATGATTTTAGTATACCTTATCAATATGGTGATTTTTTCTATGATTTTTCATCGTATCGTGAGATCAATGATTTATTATTTATAACAGATGTGTTAGTAACAGATTATTCTTCAGTATGTTTTGAGTACGCACTGCTTAATAAACCTATGATTTTCTTTTCTTATGATGTTGAAGAATATGTACAGAAAAGAGATTTTTACTTTGAGTACCAATCATTTATTCCTGGTCCGCTCGTGCGTTCTACGAAAGAATTAATTGAGACAATTATAAATGAAAATTTCGAAATGCATAAAATAAAACCATTTGTAGACTATTTCTTTGATGATGTAGATGGTATGTCTAGCGCAAGAGTCGTGGATCAGTTGATTTTAGAGCTTGAGAAAGAAGTTATTGAAGAGGGATAACATAGGAAGTTTACTGTCTTAAAAGAATATGTACGAAACATAAATAACTGATTTATGCCATTGTAAGAGAGTTTGTTTAGGTATCATATATCTAACAACAAAAACCTTGCAATGGCATTCTTTATATATGAACTGTTTATGTATTTACAAAAAATTATTTAAATCTTTAACAGCTTACTGTATTTTTCACAAATCATTTCCGTATAATAAAGTAAATAGTTCTCTGATCTAACTTATATTTATATTGTGTGTGTGGAAAACTTAGTATATGCCAATTGTTCATTATTACTTCATTCAGGGGCAGCTTAGCATTCACCACGAAGATTTATATTGCTTTTGCTTATCCTAATTATTGTTTTCATAAGAAGAAATAATATGTAAAAAACAACTAACGTTCATGATACTTTTTCCCTACAGCTTGATAGCTTGGTAAGACGGTTATTGATTTGTTCGTAAAGACGTAAGTTGAATAAGGGGGACTTTAAATGAGGATAAAAGTTATAAATTCGATAACTGATGAAAATGGTATCGCTACACCTTACGAAATGATTGGCAAAGAATATGATGTAATTAAAAAAGATCAGACTGGTGTATGGGTGAGAGCTCAAGGTAAACTAGATGCATTTTTATACTACGAAGAATTAGAAATTTTAGAAATAAGTGACAATTTATCTAACCCTCTTAGTCATTATTTTAAGGGCTTACCTAAAGATAAATATGAAGAAGAATTAGCATCTTTAGGGTGTTCGCATTTACTATAAATATGCAGAAAAATCATTAAGTCTGGTGTATGGTCATTTTATTTTATTATCAGATTGCAGCACGAAACCCGCTAATATTAATCATAATGGTGAGTATGGTGTTAAAAATATCTATTCTTAAAAATTTATGTTAATATGAATATAAAAATTGTGAATAGTAAAAGCGCCTATATTCATTTTTATGGTTAATAGAAGGAGCAAATATGAACAGCACTGTTATTTTTAACAATGTAGCAAAAAAGTATAAAATGTATAAAAAAACTTCAGATAAACTGTTAGATATCGTCCTCCCGAAAGGCTATGGGAAGGATTTTTATGCGTTACAGGATATTAACTTTATAGCTGAAAAGGGAGATACTATAGGTATTGTAGGTATTAATGGTTCAGGAAAATCGACATTATCAAACTTGATTTCAGGAGTCATACCACCCTCTTCAGGAGGTATTGAAATAAACGGTGAAGCATCACTTATTGCAATTGCATCTGGCTTAAACAATGAATTAACTGGGAGAGATAACATTGAGCTGAAATGTTTAATGTTAGGCTTCTCGAAACAAGAGATAAAATTACTAACTCCTGAAATTATTGAATTTGCTGAACTCGGGGAATTTATTGATCAACCCGTTAAAAAATATTCAAGTGGTATGAAGTCTCGATTAGGATTTGCAATATCAGTGTCAATAGACCCTGATATATTAGTAATTGATGAGGCGCTATCAGTAGGTGATAAAACATTTGCTGATAAATGTTTAGAAAAAATGAATAGCTTTAAAGAAAAAGGCAAGACGATCTTTTTTATAAGCCATTCTATGGGTCAAATAAAAGACTTCTGTGAAAAGGTTCTTTGGTTAGAAGCAGGTGAAATCAAAGCATATGGTTTAAAAGAGGATATTATACCTCAATATGAGAAGTTTATAAAAGATTATAAGAAAATGACAAAGGAAGAAAAAGAACAATTAAAACAAAAATTTAATGAAAAACGTAGCGGAAAACAGATTCAAGCGCAAACATCCTCTACGGGCTAGGCTAACAGACATAATGTTTATCTCTGTTACTTAAGGCTATTTTTACAATTGATTGTTGCTTGCCTTTTAAGATAAAATCCACGTTTACATCTAGCATAGTATACATTATGCTGTGTATTTTTAGTAACAAAAGCAATGAAGTTTAAGACTTAAATTAAATCAAAATCCTAACTATAACAAACTAAAGGGCATTTCTAAGTCGAATTTTGACTTAGAAATGCCCCTTTTTGTATGTATATATATATTGATTCGAAAATAAGGTTGTGTTAGAATAAGATTTGATCAGAATAAAAAAACATATATAATCATAATTATCCAATTTAATATTAACATTTATTTAGATTTCTGTCAAGCTTTTAGTCAAAAATATCTAATTTGAGAGGTGCTTATATGAATAAAGTTAGCAAGGAATGGCATGGAGAACAGCATCGTGTTGATTTTGTAGTCGAAAAAATTTCGACAGAACTTGGATCTCTTAATAAAGATATAGGTGATGTTAAAGCTGAGATTATTAATATCCGTAAGCATTTTTGGGATGATGTAACAGTTAATTTAGATAATACGAACGAAGCAACTGAAACAGCTATTAGTGTTAAACAGCAGGCGGAGATGCTTTCTGAAAGGGAACGGAATCACAAACAGGCCTTTCAACAAATAACAACCTTAAATAAATTAAAAGATTCACCTTATTTCGGAAGGGTTGATTTTGTTGAAGATGGAGAATGTGAAAAGGAAAACATTTATATCGGTATTCGATCTTATTATGATGAAGAGTCAGAACAATTTCTCGTTTATGATTGGAGGGCACCAATTTCGAGTTTATATTATGACTATTCATTAGGGAGAGCTCAATTTTTAACGCCTGAAGGTGTAATCTCAGGAGAGATGAACCTAAAGCGTCAGTTTATTGTGCATGAAAGTCAAATCGTTAGTATGTTCGACACAGGTGTTACGATTGGTGATAAACTATTGCAAGAAGTGCTTGGAAATCAATCTAGCTCTCAGATGAAAAGTATTGTCGCAACGATCCAGAAAGAACAGAACTTAATCATTCGTAATGAAAGCAGTCGCTTACTAATTGTTCAAGGTGCGGCAGGAAGTGGAAAGACATCAGCTGCTCTACAACGTGTAGCTTTTTTGTTATATCGATATCGAGAAACATTACAAGCAGAGCAAATATTACTGTTCTCTCCTAATTCAATGTTCAACAGTTATGTTTCAACTGTACTCCCAGAGCTTGGTGAGGACAATATGCAGCAAACAACTCTTCAAGAATATATAGACCATCAACTTGGTGAAGAATTTGACTTAGAGGATCAGTATGAACAGCTTGAATATACATTGACAGCTAACAAAGATTCCAGATATTCGGTTAGGATGAACAATATACGATATAAAGCCAGTATGGATTTTATGTTACTAATAGATCATTATATCAATCAACTGAAAAAACGAGACATGATTTTTAAAGATATATCATTTAGAAATAAGGTTGTTATTTCCGCAGATCAAATAAATGAACAATTTTATTCGTTTAATACATCTATGCGAATTCCTAACCGTTTAACGCTAATGGTGGAATGGTTGCTTAAAGAGCTGAAAAAAATTGAAAAAGCAGAACGTAAGAAGTCATGGGTCGAAGATGAAATAGAATTATTAGACCGTGATGTGTATGCCCGGGTATACCGAAAACTTCAACGAGATAACAACAAGTATAATAACACATTTGACGATTACCGACGCGAGCAAAAGCTACTTGCAGCAATAGTTGTTAGAAAACACTTTAAACCTTTGCTGGCTATAGTAGAACATTTGCGTTTTGTTGATGTCCGTAAAATTTATATGCAGCTATTTACAACTAAACAATTTATGAATATGCCAAAAGCTGAAGAAAATATCCATTATCAGTGGGGAGAAATGTGTGATCAAACAGTAGCCCGTATAGAAAAATTCGAATTAGCTTTTGAAGACACAATACCATATTTATATTTAAAGGAACAACTTGAGGGCTTCAAAAAAAATACGGCTGTTAAACACATTTTTATTGATGAGGCTCAAGATTATTCTCCTTTTCAATTTGCTTATATTAATTATTTATTTCCAAATAGTAAGATGACCATTCTTGGTGACAAGAATCAAACAATTCACTATCAAGCTTCTCAAGATGGGTTTGCATCATTGACGAAGATGATCGGAGAAAATCAAACTGAATGTATAGACTTGACACGTAGTTATCGTTCAACTAGGCCAATTATAGAATTCACAAAAGAGATCCTTGTTGGAAATGTAGCGATTGATGCATTTAACAGAGAGGGTGATAAACCTTTCATGACAAAGGTAGACAATGACAAGATCCATGTTGATAAAGTGAAACAACGTATTCACAAGCTTCAACTTGAAGGTCATAAAACAATAGCGGTTATTTGTAAAACAGCTGATGAAAGTAGGAAGGCATACGATCGTTTGAAAAATGATATAACTCTCCGACTTATTAATAAAACTACTAATTCATTTGAAAGTGGGGTACTTGTTATTCCATCCTACCTTGCAAAAGGTGTTGAATTTGACGCTGTAATTATTTTTAATGGTTCTAGTTCTATTTATTTAGATGAAAATGAACGTAAACTGTTTTATACTGCATGTACACGCGCAATGCACAAATTGCACATTTTCTTTATTGGTGAGATGAGCCCGTTTTTATCGTGCATTTCGCCTAGCAAGTATATAATTGAACATAGTCATTAGAGTATAATATCATGGTCATGACCTTAACTATTAGTAAGGGTGGTTGTCTTCTTTATTGAGGAGAGAATCACTCTTTTTCTTTTTAGGTTGAAACTTATCGGTTTGATTAAATTTTTTGACTTTTTTATATTTGACTAATACGACAGGCTGATTTATTGATTTCGAGGAACTTGATAATCGCTTGTTGCTAGTAATAAAACTGCGCACAAAACTGGCAAATCGATTTAATCATTATTTCTTTAAAAACAAGTACATAAAGAATTTATAGTAAATGATGCACTCAGTAAACATGTTCCATCCTAGTCCGTCTATAGACTGACTTACAAACATTCATAAGACTCTGACTTTTACACATTAATGCCATCGTTATATAAAAGCATGTTCAATGTGTTTATTATGTTCTTGTTAGTAATCATTGCAGTTGGTTTGAGATCGATTGATTATGGATTTATTGGAAGGTAGGGAAAATACTTTTAAAAGAAAAAATAGGGTAAAAGTTATATGACTTTCTTTAAGCGTAGCTCTTTTCGTAAACTTTGTGTTTATGAAATTACCTTAACAATAGGAGATAAAAGTCATTCTCATGGATATAAAGAAGAGAACCAATGATAGTTGTATACGGTGTTTCTCATAGTACACAAAGCGACAATCAACATGAAAACAGCTTAAGTAAAGAATTTAATAGTTAATAAAATCAGTCCTATGCTAAAAACACCCTTGACATATTTTTTACCAACATGTATTATTTATTTGATAAAATTACAATTAACAAAGGAGTTCTGTTTATGTTAGGGGTCGTTCTTAACTAATCCGTAATTTCATACGGTTATTCAAAAAGTCTATGCTGAATATGCATTTTCAGATAGCTTATTTAAGTATGCTTTTTGGATGAAATGTTAAGAACAATGGTCATAGCATACAGTATCCGTTTATTCGTTTAGCTGTGTCTTTTGGCACAGCTTTTTATGTATATTAAAGTTAGGTTTCTTTGTAAATTACTGTCTAAACATATAAGGTGACATGTTGATGAGATGAATATTTATTATTATTGTTCATTTATCTATATGGAACGTGTACTTTTAGGAAACTATTATAACTTTAATGTAAGATAAAAGACGAATTGGATTATAGGACTCGTATGAAGTTAGACCACAATGAACATTGTTCGTTGTGGTCTTTTTGTGTAAGGAAAGGGTGAATTTATGAAGATGAAGTGGCTTTTATACCGTGAATCTAAAATCGAGGAAATTGCTATAGGGATAACAATAAATAAATTAATTTGGAGGAGAAAACATTGAACGAAAAAACATTTCAAGCTTTACAGTTTGATTTCATTAAAAATGAGTTAGCACAATATGCATTAACAGAGGAAGGCAAGAAACATTTATTGGAACTATCACCTTCGATATCTTTGAAGCAAGTTGAAGCTTGGTTACATGAAGTAGAAGAAGCTGTCTATATTTTGCGGAAAAGTGCATCAGTGCCAATTCATGGACTAAATGGTATTACAAAGGTTATGGAGCAGATGAATAAGGGTGTTGTTTTAAAAACTGAGCAGTTAACGAAAATATATTCATTTTTAGACAGCAGTACGAAGCTTAAACGTTTTATGAAGGATAAGGAATTTATTGCACCGCGAGTCACCACATATGTGTATGCAATAGAGGATTTGCCTCAATTAGCTGAAGAAATCATTCGGTGTATAAAGCATGGGCGAGTTGATGATTACGCAACAAAGGAGTTGCAGAAAATTAGGAAGCAATTATTGATTGAAGAAGTACGATTGAAAGATAAGGTTCAACACATTTTACAATCAAAAAAATATCAATCTTATCTTCAAGAGCCAATTGTCAGTCAACGTGATGGACGGTATGTTATTCCAATTAAAAAAGAATACAAAAGGAAAGTTGAAGGGAACGTAGTAGATGCTTCTGCTTCGGGTTCGACAATTTATTTAGAACCAGCTGAAGTAGCTAATATTCAAGAACGTATCGACAGTCTGAAGTTTGAAGAAGATATTGAAATAGAGGCTATATTAAGTTATTTAACAGGGCTAGTTGAAGCACATCAACAAGAAATAGGCTTGGCTCTAGAAACAATGATTCATTACGATGTTTTATTTGCAAAGGGAAAATATAGCGAAGCAATTGGAGGTATCAAAGTTCAACTAAATGAATCACATTTTATCGATTTAAGAAACGCTAGACATCCAATGCTTGGAAAAGAAGCTGTTCCTTTATCAGTTCAGCTAGGAAATGGTTACCACGCTCTTGTTATAACAGGGCCAAATACTGGTGGAAAAACAGTATCGATAAAAACAATCGGCTTGCTTACATTAATGGTTCAATGTGGTTTGTTCATTCCAGTTGATGAAGGTAGTCATCTTGCGATATACCAACAAATGTTCGTTGATATTGGCGATGGTCAAAGTATCGAACAAAATTTAAGTACGTTCAGTTCTCGAATAACAAATGTTATTGACATCCTAGCAAATGCCAATGATCGAAGCTTAGTCTTAATTGA contains:
- a CDS encoding ribitol-5-phosphate dehydrogenase codes for the protein MINQVYRLVSPRQFEISYKDSSINSDRIIVRPTFLSICQADQRYYTGTRGEAALSKKLPMALIHEAVGEIVYDPYGEYRPGTKVVMIPNSPIEEDEIIAENYLRSSRFLSSGYDGFMQDYVFLKRDRFVVLPDNINEFVAAFTELITIAMHAMSRFERLSHTRRKRFGVWGDGNLGYITALLLKRKYADCHVIVAGKTQYKLDNFSFVDEVYNINDIPADVQFDHAFECVGGIGSQYAINQIIDYIIPEGSISILGVSEYPVEINTRMILEKGITVIGSSRSGYIDFKNTVDFLAANLDIVDYLQTLVGSVNEVRSIKDVINAFEKDLTTSWGKTVLEWKI
- a CDS encoding CDP-glycerol glycerophosphotransferase family protein, with product MINVKLLPTLLVKIVFGGLHQLFALLYTINPNKITFASSRSEEISGNLKFVYEELVARNKGFSFVLLFKRNSASKLGKLTYLVHMTKVMYHLATSKYFVIDDYFFPVYIISPRKGIDIIQLWHAAGAFKTFGHSTIGKSYGPSKEYLKYIKVHGNYTKVLVSAEEVIPFYAEAFNMSTNKIYPIGIPRTDYFFDYEKHRTVYQRFTGEFPELSGKKLILYAPTFRGNGYDQKSMDYLIDFNALHSILGNYYAVLVHLHPYVQEKIVINPKHSCFIYQIEKNYSIEELLLLSDMLITDYSSIIFDYSILQRPILFYANDLEEYRKERDFYYPYNNFIPGPFFSNSEELAYWIKEGEFDYQLISTFRQRFLPTSDGHVSKKVTDFIFSVDTHSD
- a CDS encoding CDP-glycerol glycerophosphotransferase family protein, which encodes MNSPDSKSDNNIETDKFNLNKEEIMFIEKSKNANKIHTSVHTLTNEGQEKNPLGSYQQKSREELLSYTDEDRLVKENETIEELLSAVKEMVAVGKEIIPIIPDTFEENHNDVDTLPIVKKMIDEGQEVIPRRVITNLSWNGAIMDIKGYYYLQNIPLLDEDLVKKRLILINEEKKKISVPLRDVGIDLFYLDKSKKIDVDVYKWAGFNGTINFATITKNAQPLPAALYKMFIEIEIQDYNGKKYSRMFPLGNIEKFLDHQFYTTKMEYFSNRKEMRYNLLASYDEHEKTLALRSTQLMDIDPSRLMIEKNKSNGLIYKIIKTIGFRGLYSIFKLLPMQKNKVLFASDSRTEMSGNFEFVYEEMQSREFDWEYRFLFKEGIAEKKTIGEIVELAYHLATSKVILLDDFYPMVYPLKIRKNAELIQLWHAVGAFKKFGFSRIGLPGGPSPKSKNHRNYTKAIVSSDHIGKYYAEGFGIDREKVVATGIPRTDVFFDKSYQEEVREQLYNDYPFLRGKKVITFAPTFRGNGQQSAYYPMEVLNLHKLYESLSDEYVFLFKLHPFIKNDFSIPYQYGDFFYDFSSYREINDLLFITDVLVTDYSSVCFEYALLNKPMIFFSYDVEEYVQKRDFYFEYQSFIPGPLVRSTKELIETIINENFEMHKIKPFVDYFFDDVDGMSSARVVDQLILELEKEVIEEG
- the tagH gene encoding teichoic acids export ABC transporter ATP-binding subunit TagH, which encodes MNSTVIFNNVAKKYKMYKKTSDKLLDIVLPKGYGKDFYALQDINFIAEKGDTIGIVGINGSGKSTLSNLISGVIPPSSGGIEINGEASLIAIASGLNNELTGRDNIELKCLMLGFSKQEIKLLTPEIIEFAELGEFIDQPVKKYSSGMKSRLGFAISVSIDPDILVIDEALSVGDKTFADKCLEKMNSFKEKGKTIFFISHSMGQIKDFCEKVLWLEAGEIKAYGLKEDIIPQYEKFIKDYKKMTKEEKEQLKQKFNEKRSGKQIQAQTSSTG
- the helD gene encoding RNA polymerase recycling motor HelD codes for the protein MNKVSKEWHGEQHRVDFVVEKISTELGSLNKDIGDVKAEIINIRKHFWDDVTVNLDNTNEATETAISVKQQAEMLSERERNHKQAFQQITTLNKLKDSPYFGRVDFVEDGECEKENIYIGIRSYYDEESEQFLVYDWRAPISSLYYDYSLGRAQFLTPEGVISGEMNLKRQFIVHESQIVSMFDTGVTIGDKLLQEVLGNQSSSQMKSIVATIQKEQNLIIRNESSRLLIVQGAAGSGKTSAALQRVAFLLYRYRETLQAEQILLFSPNSMFNSYVSTVLPELGEDNMQQTTLQEYIDHQLGEEFDLEDQYEQLEYTLTANKDSRYSVRMNNIRYKASMDFMLLIDHYINQLKKRDMIFKDISFRNKVVISADQINEQFYSFNTSMRIPNRLTLMVEWLLKELKKIEKAERKKSWVEDEIELLDRDVYARVYRKLQRDNNKYNNTFDDYRREQKLLAAIVVRKHFKPLLAIVEHLRFVDVRKIYMQLFTTKQFMNMPKAEENIHYQWGEMCDQTVARIEKFELAFEDTIPYLYLKEQLEGFKKNTAVKHIFIDEAQDYSPFQFAYINYLFPNSKMTILGDKNQTIHYQASQDGFASLTKMIGENQTECIDLTRSYRSTRPIIEFTKEILVGNVAIDAFNREGDKPFMTKVDNDKIHVDKVKQRIHKLQLEGHKTIAVICKTADESRKAYDRLKNDITLRLINKTTNSFESGVLVIPSYLAKGVEFDAVIIFNGSSSIYLDENERKLFYTACTRAMHKLHIFFIGEMSPFLSCISPSKYIIEHSH
- a CDS encoding endonuclease MutS2, yielding MNEKTFQALQFDFIKNELAQYALTEEGKKHLLELSPSISLKQVEAWLHEVEEAVYILRKSASVPIHGLNGITKVMEQMNKGVVLKTEQLTKIYSFLDSSTKLKRFMKDKEFIAPRVTTYVYAIEDLPQLAEEIIRCIKHGRVDDYATKELQKIRKQLLIEEVRLKDKVQHILQSKKYQSYLQEPIVSQRDGRYVIPIKKEYKRKVEGNVVDASASGSTIYLEPAEVANIQERIDSLKFEEDIEIEAILSYLTGLVEAHQQEIGLALETMIHYDVLFAKGKYSEAIGGIKVQLNESHFIDLRNARHPMLGKEAVPLSVQLGNGYHALVITGPNTGGKTVSIKTIGLLTLMVQCGLFIPVDEGSHLAIYQQMFVDIGDGQSIEQNLSTFSSRITNVIDILANANDRSLVLIDELGSGTDPGEGMGLSISILDELYEKGATIFATTHFSEMKEFATEREGFRNGSMEFDIETLRPTYRLIIGEGGDSQAFSIALKLGIHPKIIEKAHSITYKEHKSYEAQQPSLQKKREIDKQIASNKYVRRDKQENTQQVKEKVTLFEMGDNVKIGSTGELGIVYKGPDQYGNYIVQVKDEKRKINHKRMQLYITRDELYPEDYDFDIIFKSKDYRKKNNLLNRKHIEGIVIETEE